The Pantoea phytobeneficialis genome has a segment encoding these proteins:
- the nrdD gene encoding anaerobic ribonucleoside-triphosphate reductase, with the protein MATVVIKRDGCKVPFDAQRIACAVQAAASAVQVNDAAWCAQVAAEVEQQLAARHEVDIRDIQCAVEETLMSGPWPQLARAYIEYRHDRDLAREQRGKLHHAIRGLVEQTNAALLNENANKDSKVIPTQRDLLAGIVAKHYAQQQILPRDVVLAHERGEIHYHDLDYSPFFPMFNCMLIDLHGMLTNGFKMGNAEIEPPKSIATATAVTAQIIAQVASHIYGGTTINRIDEVLAPFVTLSLEKHRAVALEWQIADAEAYARARTEKECYDAFQSLEYEVNTLHTANGQTPFVTFGFGLGTDWAARLIQQSILRNRIAGLGKNHKTAVFPKLVFAIREGVNRRAGDVNYDIKQLALECASKRMYPDILNYDQVVKVTGSFKTPMGCRSFLGVYEEHGEQIHEGRNNLGVISLNLPRIALEAQGDEARFWSLLDERLALAKRALMTRIARLEKTKARVAPILYMEGACGVRLKADDDIGPIFRNGRASISLGYIGLHETLNALSGNEVHPYDADYLRAKGVAIVAHLRQAVDAWKAETGYGFSLYSTPSENLCDRFCRLDAAEFGVVPGVTDKGYYTNSFHLDVEKKVNPYDKIDFEAPYPPIANGGFICYGEYPNIQHNLKALEDVWDYSYDRVPYYGTNTPIDECYECGFSGEFSCTSKGFTCPCCGNHDPARVSVTRRVCGYLGSPDARPFNAGKQEEVQRRVKHLDTGQLG; encoded by the coding sequence ATGGCAACGGTAGTGATTAAGCGTGACGGCTGCAAAGTGCCGTTCGATGCCCAGCGCATTGCCTGCGCCGTACAGGCTGCGGCCAGTGCGGTACAGGTGAACGATGCGGCCTGGTGCGCCCAGGTTGCGGCAGAAGTGGAACAGCAACTGGCTGCACGCCACGAGGTGGATATCCGCGATATCCAATGCGCGGTCGAAGAGACGCTGATGAGCGGTCCGTGGCCGCAGCTGGCACGCGCCTATATTGAATATCGTCACGACCGTGACCTGGCGCGTGAACAGCGCGGGAAACTACATCACGCTATTCGTGGCCTGGTTGAACAAACCAATGCCGCGCTGTTGAACGAGAACGCCAACAAAGATAGCAAGGTGATCCCCACCCAGCGTGATTTGCTGGCAGGGATCGTCGCCAAACATTACGCGCAACAACAGATCCTGCCACGCGACGTGGTGCTGGCGCACGAACGCGGTGAGATCCACTACCACGATCTCGATTATTCGCCCTTCTTCCCGATGTTTAACTGCATGCTGATTGATCTGCACGGCATGCTAACCAACGGCTTCAAAATGGGTAACGCTGAGATCGAGCCACCCAAATCGATCGCCACCGCCACCGCCGTCACCGCGCAGATCATCGCCCAGGTCGCCAGCCACATTTACGGCGGCACCACCATTAACCGTATCGATGAAGTGCTGGCCCCCTTTGTCACCCTAAGCCTGGAAAAACATCGTGCTGTCGCCCTTGAATGGCAGATTGCCGATGCCGAGGCGTATGCCCGCGCGCGTACCGAAAAAGAGTGTTACGACGCCTTCCAGTCGCTGGAGTATGAGGTCAATACGCTGCATACCGCCAACGGCCAAACCCCCTTTGTCACCTTTGGTTTTGGCCTCGGTACCGACTGGGCGGCACGTTTGATCCAACAATCGATCCTGCGCAACCGTATTGCCGGGCTGGGCAAAAACCACAAAACCGCGGTATTTCCGAAGCTGGTATTTGCCATCCGTGAAGGGGTTAACCGCCGTGCGGGTGACGTCAATTACGACATCAAACAACTGGCGCTGGAGTGTGCCAGCAAGCGGATGTATCCCGATATCCTCAATTATGACCAGGTGGTGAAAGTCACGGGTTCGTTCAAGACGCCGATGGGTTGTCGCAGCTTCCTCGGCGTGTATGAAGAGCATGGTGAGCAGATCCACGAAGGACGCAACAACCTGGGCGTGATCAGTCTCAACCTGCCACGCATTGCGCTGGAAGCCCAGGGGGATGAGGCACGTTTCTGGTCGCTGCTGGATGAACGCCTGGCACTGGCGAAACGTGCGTTGATGACCCGTATCGCGCGGCTGGAAAAAACCAAGGCCCGCGTCGCGCCGATTCTGTATATGGAAGGTGCCTGTGGCGTACGCCTGAAGGCCGATGACGATATCGGGCCAATTTTCCGCAATGGCCGTGCCTCCATCTCCCTTGGCTATATCGGCCTGCATGAAACCCTCAATGCGTTGAGCGGTAACGAAGTGCATCCGTATGATGCCGATTATCTGCGCGCCAAAGGGGTGGCGATCGTCGCCCATCTGCGTCAAGCGGTGGATGCATGGAAAGCGGAAACCGGCTATGGCTTTAGCCTCTACAGCACGCCAAGCGAAAACCTGTGTGACCGCTTTTGCCGCCTTGATGCCGCCGAGTTTGGCGTGGTGCCGGGCGTCACCGACAAAGGTTATTACACCAACAGCTTCCATCTCGACGTCGAGAAGAAGGTTAATCCGTACGACAAAATCGACTTTGAAGCGCCTTACCCACCGATCGCCAACGGCGGTTTTATCTGTTACGGCGAATATCCCAATATCCAGCATAACCTCAAGGCGCTGGAAGATGTCTGGGACTATAGCTACGACCGCGTGCCCTACTACGGCACCAACACGCCCATTGATGAGTGCTACGAATGCGGCTTCAGCGGCGAATTCAGTTGCACCAGCAAAGGCTTTACCTGCCCCTGCTGCGGCAATCATGATCCGGCGCGGGTGTCGGTGACACGGCGCGTGTGCGGCTATCTCGGTAGCCCGGATGCACGTCCGTTTAACGCCGGTAAACAGGAAGAGGTGCAGCGCCGCGTGAAACATCTGGATACGGGACAACTGGGATGA